In one window of Arthrobacter pascens DNA:
- a CDS encoding carbohydrate ABC transporter permease, with amino-acid sequence MAATLTWKLLFDRDSGAVNGVTAIFGADAVSWMSGNTVFVVLLVVMLWGIGAGVLINLAALQDVPAELHEAARLDGANAFTAFWHVTLPSISPVILFQVITTTIGVLQTFVPAILLSPANGPAAITAVPEANRVFMVDVYAQYFAYSKYGYASAMLWLFFLVILVVTILTFKIGGRTVFYAVDPSKEGKEG; translated from the coding sequence GTGGCGGCGACGCTGACCTGGAAGCTGCTGTTCGACCGCGACAGCGGCGCCGTCAACGGTGTTACTGCAATCTTCGGTGCGGATGCGGTGAGCTGGATGAGCGGGAACACGGTGTTCGTCGTGCTGTTGGTGGTCATGCTTTGGGGCATTGGCGCCGGCGTGCTGATCAACCTCGCGGCCCTGCAGGACGTTCCCGCAGAGCTTCATGAGGCCGCGCGGCTGGACGGGGCAAACGCCTTCACCGCATTCTGGCACGTCACTCTGCCGAGCATTTCGCCTGTGATTCTTTTCCAAGTGATCACCACCACCATCGGCGTGCTGCAGACGTTCGTCCCGGCGATCCTGCTGTCACCGGCCAACGGGCCGGCAGCGATCACGGCCGTGCCTGAAGCCAACAGGGTCTTTATGGTCGACGTCTACGCCCAGTACTTCGCGTACTCCAAGTACGGGTATGCATCCGCGATGCTTTGGCTCTTCTTCCTGGTCATCCTGGTGGTCACCATCCTTACATTCAAGATCGGCGGCCGCACGGTGTTTTACGCCGTCGACCCCTCTAAAGAAGGGAAAGAGGGATGA
- a CDS encoding extracellular solute-binding protein, producing MNVQKHVSRRSVLGGAALLAGFAAVGGLTGCSASGLGGAAKKSGGLTIMGNPGEITPEVIDAWVKDHPDVPITLIKDDPTRLNAMMAAGTPPDLARSLGAISTANLASRGLALDLDPYVAKSSTLKESDLAKINDVWRWDGNKQGSGPRYGFVKDWSQDSMFWYNTEMFAAAGIPLPTADKPLTYDQLLQIAEPMTKRGGGKVEQYGLFSTAPSIENLSAMVATTSGRIFNDDLTKVDFTSPEAKQALQWHIDVAKKQVGYTLVDPNPDGWDWPPFDAKRTAMALAGYWFGGMVTTNPKTAEFARLAPAPMMGSKRVSPTTSATGYWISAKTAMKDEAYAFLEWYCCTGPNAKVRAQTGTGMPSVTTLNSELPQSQPYQAEAMKVQKNEEQYLQVLPFSPYAQAVAVSAAIANLFPKAVSGELSAGQFADQATTDVNELLKQGMELAGKKG from the coding sequence ATGAATGTACAAAAACATGTTTCCCGTCGGAGCGTCCTCGGCGGCGCCGCTTTGCTTGCCGGGTTTGCGGCTGTCGGCGGACTGACTGGGTGCTCAGCCAGTGGTTTAGGAGGGGCAGCCAAAAAGTCCGGCGGCCTGACGATTATGGGGAATCCCGGTGAGATCACGCCGGAAGTCATCGATGCCTGGGTTAAGGACCACCCCGATGTACCCATCACACTGATCAAGGATGATCCCACCCGGCTCAACGCCATGATGGCCGCTGGAACTCCCCCGGACCTAGCCAGGAGCCTTGGGGCGATCAGCACCGCGAACCTGGCCAGCCGCGGGCTGGCGCTTGACCTGGACCCGTATGTGGCGAAATCGAGCACTCTTAAGGAATCCGACCTGGCCAAAATCAACGACGTATGGCGCTGGGACGGAAACAAGCAGGGCAGCGGACCCCGTTACGGATTCGTCAAGGACTGGTCCCAGGACTCCATGTTCTGGTACAACACCGAAATGTTTGCTGCCGCCGGCATCCCGCTTCCGACTGCTGACAAGCCGCTTACCTACGACCAGCTGCTTCAAATTGCCGAGCCCATGACGAAGCGCGGCGGAGGAAAGGTGGAACAGTACGGTCTGTTCAGCACCGCGCCTAGCATCGAGAACCTCTCGGCCATGGTGGCCACCACCAGCGGGCGTATCTTCAATGACGACCTGACCAAGGTGGACTTCACCAGCCCCGAGGCCAAACAGGCGCTGCAGTGGCACATCGATGTAGCCAAGAAGCAGGTGGGTTACACCCTGGTGGATCCCAACCCCGATGGCTGGGACTGGCCGCCGTTTGATGCCAAGAGGACCGCCATGGCGCTGGCCGGGTACTGGTTTGGCGGCATGGTGACCACGAACCCCAAGACTGCCGAATTCGCGCGGCTGGCCCCTGCCCCGATGATGGGCTCAAAGCGGGTCAGCCCGACCACATCAGCCACCGGATACTGGATCTCCGCCAAGACCGCAATGAAGGACGAGGCTTACGCGTTCCTTGAGTGGTACTGCTGCACCGGCCCCAACGCGAAGGTGAGGGCACAGACCGGCACCGGCATGCCCTCCGTCACCACCCTGAACTCCGAACTGCCGCAGTCCCAGCCCTACCAGGCGGAGGCCATGAAGGTCCAGAAGAACGAGGAGCAATACCTTCAGGTCCTCCCGTTCAGCCCTTACGCCCAGGCGGTCGCTGTTAGCGCTGCCATCGCGAACCTCTTCCCCAAGGCAGTGAGCGGAGAATTGTCGGCCGGCCAGTTCGCGGACCAGGCAACCACTGACGTCAACGAACTCCTCAAGCAGGGCATGGAACTTGCCGGCAAGAAGGGCTGA
- a CDS encoding mandelate racemase/muconate lactonizing enzyme family protein — protein sequence MKITDLEVLTIDDGGALMMVVVHTDEGIFGVGEVGLRSRQLAVRGALEHFKPLLIGNDPFRTEHLWQVMSRSGFYPADRVLASAISAVDIALWDLKGKALDIPVYELLGGAVRDRVKCYRHIGGADHAEVVDSARQALEEGWTVGRLSVPSEGDLLEPRAATRHALAEVAAVRDELGSEFELILDVHTRLELPEATTLCRELEGANMYFIEDPLRWENPDIYRTLRQRTSVPLAAGEQAASKWEIRPLIEQDLIDYARFDICIVGGFTEAKKIAGWCESHHIRTATHNPLGPIATAASLHLNMTLPTFGIQEQYQLPGTQANDVFPVQATMDGEWMRRPEAPGLGLEVDLEAARAHQMDPPPMPQLRRLDGSFTNW from the coding sequence GTGAAAATAACGGACCTCGAAGTCCTCACCATTGATGACGGCGGCGCCCTCATGATGGTAGTTGTGCATACCGACGAAGGGATCTTCGGCGTTGGAGAAGTCGGGCTGCGTTCCCGGCAGCTCGCGGTGCGCGGGGCCTTGGAACACTTCAAGCCCCTTCTTATCGGCAACGACCCGTTCCGCACGGAACACTTGTGGCAGGTTATGTCCCGGTCTGGCTTCTACCCTGCAGACCGGGTGCTCGCATCGGCCATCTCCGCCGTGGACATTGCCCTATGGGATTTGAAGGGCAAGGCGCTGGATATCCCTGTCTATGAACTGCTCGGTGGAGCGGTGCGTGACCGGGTCAAGTGCTACAGGCATATCGGCGGTGCAGACCATGCCGAGGTTGTTGACAGTGCCCGGCAGGCCCTGGAGGAAGGCTGGACCGTTGGCCGTCTCTCGGTGCCGTCTGAGGGCGACCTCCTGGAACCGCGGGCGGCCACCCGCCATGCCCTGGCTGAAGTCGCTGCGGTCCGGGATGAGCTCGGCAGCGAATTCGAGCTCATCCTCGATGTACACACGCGCCTGGAACTTCCTGAGGCAACGACATTGTGCCGTGAGCTGGAGGGGGCCAACATGTACTTCATCGAGGACCCGCTGCGCTGGGAGAATCCGGATATCTACCGAACGCTGCGCCAGCGGACTTCCGTACCGTTAGCGGCAGGCGAGCAGGCGGCGTCGAAATGGGAAATCCGGCCCCTGATCGAACAGGACCTGATCGACTATGCCCGCTTTGACATCTGCATCGTCGGCGGTTTCACGGAGGCCAAGAAGATCGCGGGCTGGTGCGAATCCCACCATATCCGCACGGCTACCCACAATCCGCTGGGCCCGATCGCCACGGCGGCATCCCTGCACCTGAACATGACCCTGCCGACCTTTGGCATCCAGGAGCAGTACCAGCTTCCCGGCACCCAGGCCAATGACGTGTTCCCTGTCCAGGCAACGATGGACGGGGAATGGATGCGGCGGCCCGAGGCTCCGGGTCTTGGACTGGAAGTGGATCTGGAGGCTGCGCGGGCCCACCAGATGGATCCCCCTCCTATGCCCCAACTGCGCCGCTTGGACGGTTCCTTCACTAATTGGTGA
- a CDS encoding NAD-dependent epimerase/dehydratase family protein — protein MNSYPDEVTPRPLVVVTGAAGHVGKLTSQALARNYRLRLIDLDWPSGESRNEEDGTERLALDLSERETWDAALTSADAVVHLAGNAHPEIDARTAFDGGAMLTAHLAAAAGVSGVRRIVFASSIHTMGLYHRHAQYPISPQWQPRPCCEYGAAKVFSENLLEILTERTDISVVCLRLGLTGFAPDTTGLASQWLGPTDYASLLLASLTSPVKYGTYLAMSAGASQRWDLRETVRDLGFSPSDATPNLVPASREAPHPTPCLMFDTRNLPTTTDHAKD, from the coding sequence ATGAACTCGTATCCAGATGAAGTGACACCCCGTCCCCTCGTCGTGGTCACCGGTGCCGCCGGGCACGTCGGCAAACTCACGTCCCAGGCCCTCGCCCGGAACTACCGGCTCCGGCTGATCGACCTGGACTGGCCGTCCGGCGAGTCGCGGAACGAGGAGGACGGAACCGAAAGGCTGGCCCTGGACCTCAGCGAACGCGAAACCTGGGACGCCGCCCTCACGTCCGCCGACGCCGTCGTCCATCTGGCCGGAAACGCCCATCCGGAGATCGATGCACGGACCGCTTTCGACGGCGGCGCAATGCTCACCGCGCATCTGGCGGCTGCGGCGGGGGTGTCGGGCGTGAGGAGGATCGTGTTTGCGAGCTCCATCCACACCATGGGCCTGTACCACCGGCATGCACAGTATCCGATCAGCCCGCAGTGGCAGCCGCGCCCCTGCTGCGAATACGGCGCCGCCAAAGTGTTCTCCGAGAACCTGCTGGAAATCCTGACCGAACGGACGGACATCTCCGTCGTCTGCCTGCGGCTTGGCCTGACCGGATTCGCGCCTGACACAACCGGCCTCGCCTCCCAGTGGCTGGGCCCCACGGACTACGCCAGTCTCCTTCTCGCGTCCCTGACCTCTCCGGTGAAGTACGGGACGTACCTGGCTATGTCAGCAGGGGCATCGCAGCGCTGGGACCTGAGGGAAACCGTCAGGGACCTGGGATTCAGCCCGTCCGACGCCACGCCCAATCTTGTACCGGCATCCAGAGAGGCGCCACACCCTACACCTTGCCTCATGTTTGACACGCGAAACCTGCCCACCACAACCGACCATGCCAAGGACTAA
- a CDS encoding glycoside hydrolase family 43 protein — translation MSSSSEYAGYLYVHFKREAADGEQIHFALSDGNDPLHFDDLNGGKPVLYSALGERGVRDPHIVRSPDGGRCYLVATDLRVYDCRDWDHLQRRGSRSIMVWESTDLVDWGEGRLVEVAPPEAGNTWAPEAAWDPEQEAFLVHWSSMLYDNAEHEGESYNRIMYATTRDFREFSEPRVWIDRGWSTIDATVIESEGLYYRFVKDERARDGQAPSGKSVFSETAGSLTAAKWKPLAEGIGLGPISRGEGPLVYKSNTEEKWFLWIDEFTPERRYVPFETTNLAGGQWTPSEDFRLPPDPCHGVVLPVTAEEYDRLSTAWRSSDGSHPAVAAGAVSH, via the coding sequence ATGAGTTCCAGCAGTGAGTACGCGGGGTACCTATACGTCCATTTCAAACGCGAAGCAGCGGACGGTGAGCAGATCCATTTCGCGCTGAGCGACGGGAACGACCCCCTGCACTTCGATGACCTCAACGGCGGCAAACCGGTCCTGTACTCGGCCTTGGGGGAGCGCGGCGTCCGCGACCCGCACATCGTCCGCTCGCCGGACGGCGGCCGGTGCTACCTCGTCGCTACGGACCTGCGCGTCTACGACTGCCGCGACTGGGACCATCTCCAGCGCCGGGGCAGCCGCTCCATCATGGTCTGGGAGTCCACGGATCTGGTGGACTGGGGCGAAGGCCGCCTGGTCGAGGTCGCGCCGCCCGAGGCAGGAAATACCTGGGCCCCGGAGGCTGCCTGGGATCCCGAGCAGGAGGCATTCCTCGTGCACTGGTCCTCGATGCTCTACGACAACGCCGAACACGAGGGCGAGAGCTACAACCGGATCATGTACGCCACCACTCGCGACTTCCGCGAGTTCTCCGAGCCGCGCGTGTGGATCGACAGGGGATGGTCCACCATCGACGCCACGGTGATCGAAAGCGAGGGCCTCTACTACCGCTTCGTCAAGGACGAACGCGCCCGGGACGGGCAGGCGCCCAGCGGCAAGTCGGTCTTCTCGGAGACCGCTGGATCCCTGACCGCCGCCAAATGGAAGCCGCTGGCCGAAGGCATCGGCCTCGGCCCGATCAGCCGGGGCGAGGGCCCGCTCGTGTACAAGTCGAACACAGAGGAGAAGTGGTTCCTCTGGATCGACGAGTTCACCCCGGAACGCCGGTACGTTCCTTTCGAAACCACCAATCTGGCCGGCGGGCAATGGACTCCCTCCGAGGACTTCCGGCTGCCGCCGGACCCTTGCCACGGCGTCGTGCTCCCTGTGACGGCGGAAGAATACGATCGGCTGAGTACTGCCTGGAGGAGCTCGGACGGATCCCACCCGGCCGTGGCTGCAGGAGCCGTCAGCCATTGA
- a CDS encoding ROK family transcriptional regulator — protein sequence MNSSRTGGSLRNLRQSNSLHVLDLLASQGPMHRAEMARRANISRTTVTTITRDLMERGVLVELSERAEGGEEVDGRAGDQLAFNPDAGWIAGMSQVLDRICVRITDLMGNEVASADGAIGAKDDWRFRAEAAVYLLDRALKEGGGDRDDLLGVGIGLPGQINPVDGIVHGALADQPWHGINARQEMNRRLGLPVFIENNVRLETIAEAKWGAGQGISDLMYVNMSSGIAAGFLFGGELYRGSVGGAGELGHTSVDVNGPACRCGNRGCLVLVAGAPAILSRLTPTLGPAATMNDVLAANAAGDRSAQNVLAEAGTMVGRLLASMCNLLNPQRIVVGGQTSLAGAVVLDPLREGITRYALTPSAALEVVASDLGGGPEAGAAGGAALALSMLTSSPEMLSRLLDGRKALPSQT from the coding sequence GTGAATTCCTCCCGAACCGGCGGATCCCTCCGCAACCTGCGACAATCCAACTCACTCCACGTCCTGGACCTGCTGGCCAGCCAGGGCCCCATGCACCGTGCGGAGATGGCGAGACGGGCGAACATTTCCCGGACCACCGTCACCACCATCACCCGCGACCTGATGGAGCGCGGTGTGCTGGTGGAACTGTCTGAACGGGCCGAGGGTGGGGAGGAAGTCGACGGCAGGGCGGGAGACCAGCTCGCATTCAATCCCGACGCCGGATGGATTGCCGGCATGAGCCAGGTCCTGGACAGAATCTGCGTCCGGATTACAGACTTGATGGGCAATGAGGTGGCTTCGGCTGACGGTGCCATCGGCGCCAAGGATGATTGGCGCTTCCGGGCTGAAGCGGCTGTCTATCTCCTGGACCGCGCGCTGAAGGAGGGCGGCGGAGACCGCGATGACCTTCTTGGGGTCGGGATCGGGTTGCCAGGGCAGATCAACCCGGTGGATGGCATCGTACACGGTGCCCTGGCCGACCAGCCGTGGCACGGCATCAATGCGCGCCAGGAGATGAACCGCCGCCTCGGCCTTCCTGTCTTCATCGAGAACAACGTCCGCCTCGAGACCATCGCCGAGGCAAAATGGGGGGCCGGGCAGGGGATCAGCGACCTCATGTACGTCAACATGTCTAGCGGAATCGCCGCGGGATTCCTGTTTGGCGGTGAGCTGTACCGGGGATCTGTCGGAGGTGCCGGGGAGCTGGGCCATACTTCAGTGGATGTCAACGGGCCAGCCTGCCGGTGTGGAAACCGGGGATGCCTCGTCCTCGTCGCGGGGGCTCCCGCCATCCTTAGCCGGCTCACACCCACCTTGGGGCCGGCGGCTACCATGAACGACGTACTTGCAGCCAACGCTGCGGGCGACAGGTCTGCGCAGAATGTGCTGGCAGAAGCCGGAACGATGGTGGGCCGCCTCCTGGCCAGCATGTGCAACCTGCTCAACCCGCAGCGCATTGTGGTGGGCGGCCAGACCTCCTTGGCCGGGGCTGTGGTGCTGGACCCGCTCCGCGAGGGCATCACACGTTACGCCCTCACGCCGTCGGCCGCCCTGGAAGTCGTAGCCTCGGATCTCGGCGGCGGCCCTGAAGCCGGTGCCGCCGGAGGGGCCGCCCTCGCACTGTCCATGCTCACCAGTTCGCCTGAAATGCTCAGCCGGCTCCTTGACGGCCGCAAGGCCCTCCCCAGCCAGACTTAA
- a CDS encoding carbohydrate ABC transporter permease produces the protein MTLTGHRPQTESQTAPPEPPIRPSRERKNPVAFVILLVVCAILFLPVLWLFLTALKSPQQLASDPITWIPTPPQVQNFIDATMILPFWAYAANSLFLSTVTGVLTTISSALVGYGFARLHGKGKKVLFGVLVAMMMTPPIITLIPTYLLFAKVGLVGTYWPWVLWGMAGAPYLIFLYRQFFAQLPRELEEAAILDGCGRLRIFAQIFLPLSKPVIITAFVLSFNGVWGDFIAPQLLLNQDNTTLAVAITTGYVNSQVFPVNNLLAAGAVLYVLPVLIMFFFVQRSYVNGFATSGMK, from the coding sequence ATGACGCTCACCGGTCACCGCCCCCAAACGGAGTCCCAGACTGCCCCGCCGGAACCTCCGATCCGGCCAAGCCGGGAACGCAAAAACCCGGTAGCATTCGTGATCCTGCTTGTGGTTTGCGCCATTCTGTTCCTTCCGGTCCTTTGGCTCTTCCTGACGGCCCTGAAGTCTCCGCAGCAGTTGGCCTCAGATCCGATCACCTGGATTCCCACTCCGCCCCAAGTGCAGAACTTCATCGATGCCACGATGATCCTGCCGTTCTGGGCCTATGCCGCCAATTCCCTCTTCCTGTCCACCGTGACCGGAGTCCTGACCACCATCAGCTCTGCGCTGGTCGGCTACGGGTTCGCCCGCCTCCACGGCAAGGGAAAGAAGGTCCTCTTCGGGGTCCTGGTCGCCATGATGATGACACCTCCGATCATCACCCTCATTCCCACCTACTTGCTGTTCGCGAAAGTGGGTCTGGTCGGCACCTACTGGCCTTGGGTGTTGTGGGGTATGGCCGGTGCTCCTTACCTCATTTTCCTGTACCGGCAGTTCTTCGCACAGCTTCCCCGGGAGCTTGAGGAGGCCGCCATCCTTGACGGCTGCGGACGGCTGCGCATCTTTGCGCAGATTTTCCTGCCGCTATCCAAGCCCGTCATCATCACCGCCTTCGTGCTTTCCTTCAACGGCGTGTGGGGCGACTTCATCGCTCCGCAGCTCCTGCTCAACCAGGACAACACCACACTTGCAGTTGCCATCACCACAGGCTATGTGAACAGCCAGGTTTTCCCGGTCAATAATCTGCTGGCAGCAGGCGCCGTTCTCTATGTCCTACCCGTGCTCATCATGTTCTTCTTCGTCCAGCGGTCCTATGTCAATGGGTTCGCCACTTCAGGCATGAAATAG
- a CDS encoding SPW repeat domain-containing protein yields the protein MKKWTRWQDWVAVVAGLYAALSVMWTTQAGSSTMLMVLFGVLLIASGVINLAMPGTPAMEWVQAALGLLLLLSPWLGSYANYTDAAWTSWITGLVALVVTALAIKPSTEEHRHHTVSPSH from the coding sequence ATGAAGAAATGGACCCGATGGCAGGACTGGGTCGCGGTTGTTGCCGGGCTCTACGCTGCATTGTCGGTCATGTGGACCACGCAGGCGGGCTCGTCCACCATGCTGATGGTTTTGTTCGGTGTACTGCTGATCGCCAGCGGAGTCATCAACCTGGCCATGCCCGGTACGCCGGCCATGGAATGGGTTCAGGCAGCCCTGGGCCTCCTGCTGTTGCTGTCGCCGTGGCTTGGCTCGTATGCCAACTACACAGACGCCGCCTGGACATCCTGGATCACAGGCCTGGTCGCGCTGGTTGTCACGGCCCTGGCCATCAAGCCAAGCACGGAGGAACACCGGCACCACACGGTCAGCCCGTCGCATTAA
- a CDS encoding VOC family protein, with product MARVGVRYIIDDVDDAIAFYCQHLGFQEVMHPAPTFAMLVRGELRLALSAPSQVGGGGHAMPDGTEPWSGGWNRFQLEVSDLAATVRSLKEAGLHFRNEIVTGVGGNQILLEDPSGNPIELFEPTRPEAKL from the coding sequence CGGCGTCCGCTACATCATCGATGACGTCGACGATGCCATCGCCTTCTACTGTCAGCATCTCGGCTTCCAGGAAGTCATGCACCCGGCGCCGACGTTCGCAATGCTCGTACGAGGAGAACTGCGTCTGGCGCTAAGCGCGCCAAGCCAGGTTGGCGGTGGCGGCCACGCCATGCCGGACGGCACCGAACCATGGTCCGGAGGCTGGAACCGCTTCCAGCTTGAGGTCTCCGACCTCGCCGCAACCGTTCGATCGCTGAAGGAAGCGGGCCTGCACTTCCGCAACGAAATTGTCACCGGCGTCGGCGGAAATCAGATTCTGCTGGAAGACCCCTCAGGCAACCCCATAGAGCTTTTCGAACCGACCCGGCCCGAGGCAAAGCTCTAA
- a CDS encoding SMP-30/gluconolactonase/LRE family protein, producing the protein MTPDIEDHYYPPWKACNRAPMELGEGPRMLPDGRVIAVDILRGQLWHIDPASPDGAVLLQVLPVPLGAVAPIAGSDTALLAATGDGIAILDGGELTWLVKLESPQAAEGTPGPAVRMNDAVCDPHGRFWAGTMALDATPGAGALHRVNNDGSISTVLTGLTIPNGPAFTADGSVMYLADSPTGTITRFEVETAGGELGASQQFATVSGGSPDGMIIDTEDHLWVAIWGAGRINRYRPDGSVERILHVPARQPTSICFAGRSMSTLVVTTARIGLPAPGDFDGLILSADVGISGRPTPSARITTAQGVSYAARDSKTPDRNPPEALRVG; encoded by the coding sequence ATGACCCCGGACATTGAAGACCACTACTATCCGCCGTGGAAGGCGTGCAACCGGGCACCGATGGAGCTTGGTGAAGGGCCGCGGATGCTGCCGGACGGCCGTGTTATCGCCGTCGATATCCTGCGCGGCCAGCTCTGGCACATCGACCCGGCCTCCCCGGATGGCGCCGTCCTGCTGCAGGTCCTTCCCGTGCCCCTCGGCGCCGTGGCGCCCATCGCCGGATCGGATACTGCGCTGCTGGCGGCTACAGGAGACGGGATCGCGATCCTCGACGGCGGTGAGCTCACGTGGCTGGTGAAACTGGAAAGCCCGCAGGCCGCAGAAGGCACCCCGGGACCGGCCGTCCGGATGAACGACGCGGTCTGCGATCCGCACGGACGCTTCTGGGCCGGGACGATGGCCCTTGACGCAACCCCGGGGGCAGGTGCCCTGCACCGCGTCAACAACGATGGAAGCATCAGCACGGTCCTCACCGGACTGACCATCCCGAACGGCCCCGCCTTCACCGCCGACGGGTCAGTGATGTATCTGGCCGACAGCCCCACAGGCACCATCACGCGCTTCGAGGTGGAAACTGCCGGCGGTGAACTTGGAGCCTCGCAGCAGTTCGCGACTGTCTCCGGCGGAAGTCCGGACGGCATGATAATCGACACGGAAGACCACTTGTGGGTGGCTATTTGGGGCGCCGGCCGGATCAACCGGTACCGGCCGGACGGCAGCGTTGAGCGGATCCTGCATGTTCCCGCACGACAGCCCACGAGCATCTGTTTTGCCGGACGCTCCATGTCGACACTGGTGGTTACGACAGCAAGGATCGGACTCCCCGCCCCGGGTGATTTTGACGGACTTATCCTGTCCGCCGACGTCGGCATCAGCGGCCGTCCAACACCGTCCGCGAGGATTACGACGGCCCAAGGAGTATCGTATGCCGCCCGGGACTCCAAGACGCCGGACCGAAATCCGCCAGAGGCCTTGCGAGTTGGCTGA
- a CDS encoding bifunctional 4-hydroxy-2-oxoglutarate aldolase/2-dehydro-3-deoxy-phosphogluconate aldolase codes for MDDASSELLARLRDNRLLAIIRGNNPDACFDTAMTLIDAGITILEVSLTTTEALKVIGRIHDAAAGRALLGAGTVLTSGQVHEARDAGARFIVTPCLAPSTDAASSLGLPLLVGALSPAEVYAAAREGATAVKLFPASVGGPAYLKALRDPFPDIEFVPVGGVAADSVTEYLRAGALAVGAGSPLTGDAPRGGNLTELTDRARKFIGLAQAGSAQSHHAEGRHPWTS; via the coding sequence ATGGACGACGCGAGTTCTGAACTGCTGGCGAGGCTGCGGGACAACCGCCTGCTCGCCATCATCCGGGGAAACAACCCGGATGCCTGCTTCGACACCGCCATGACCCTGATTGATGCCGGGATCACCATCCTGGAAGTCTCCCTCACCACCACAGAGGCCCTGAAAGTCATCGGCAGAATCCACGACGCCGCCGCCGGACGGGCCCTCCTCGGTGCCGGTACCGTCCTCACATCCGGGCAGGTGCATGAAGCCCGGGACGCGGGCGCCCGGTTCATCGTCACCCCGTGCCTCGCACCCAGCACGGACGCGGCGTCCAGTCTCGGACTTCCCTTACTCGTCGGCGCGCTGTCACCTGCCGAGGTTTACGCCGCCGCACGCGAAGGGGCAACCGCGGTAAAACTGTTCCCCGCCAGCGTTGGCGGCCCCGCCTACCTGAAGGCGCTGAGGGACCCCTTCCCTGACATCGAATTCGTCCCGGTGGGAGGTGTTGCCGCGGATTCCGTGACGGAATACCTGCGGGCCGGCGCGCTGGCCGTGGGGGCAGGTAGCCCGCTGACCGGTGACGCGCCACGCGGCGGCAACCTGACCGAGCTCACTGACCGGGCCCGGAAATTCATCGGGTTGGCTCAGGCCGGCTCCGCTCAAAGCCACCACGCAGAGGGCCGGCATCCATGGACGTCCTGA
- a CDS encoding sugar kinase, translating into MDVLTFGETMIALRADRPLAMNPNISATIAGAESNVATALARLGHDVQWAGRVGDDSGGELIRRTLRAESVGQDHVTTDPGRQTGILIFEQRLPDVTRVGYYRQNSAGSALTIDDLAPALAGNPHILHITGITSALGASAAEAVLKAASAAQGEGATVTLDVNYRAKLWSREEAAAALRALIPFVDVIIGSPDEVGLLIEDRAAAPADSASALLSLGVREVVLKLGADGATLHGRHGLVHSPARPATAVDSVGAGDAFTAGYISGLLTGLSAKERLYLANTLGAFAVSSRGDWEGLPTRSELALLDAGNGTALR; encoded by the coding sequence ATGGACGTCCTGACATTCGGCGAGACCATGATTGCGCTGAGGGCCGACCGCCCGCTGGCCATGAACCCGAACATCAGCGCCACGATCGCCGGCGCGGAATCCAATGTGGCCACAGCGCTGGCACGGCTTGGCCACGACGTCCAGTGGGCCGGCCGCGTCGGTGACGACTCCGGCGGTGAGCTGATCCGCCGCACCCTTCGGGCCGAGTCGGTGGGACAGGACCACGTCACCACTGACCCCGGCCGGCAGACCGGGATCCTGATCTTCGAGCAGCGGCTGCCGGATGTGACCAGAGTCGGCTATTACCGGCAGAACTCCGCAGGCTCGGCACTGACCATCGATGACCTCGCACCCGCACTGGCCGGAAATCCCCACATCCTGCACATCACTGGCATCACCTCCGCCTTGGGTGCGAGTGCAGCGGAGGCGGTCCTGAAGGCAGCCTCTGCAGCGCAGGGGGAAGGGGCCACAGTCACGCTCGACGTGAACTATCGGGCGAAACTATGGAGCAGGGAGGAAGCTGCGGCGGCCCTTCGTGCACTGATCCCCTTTGTCGATGTGATTATTGGTTCCCCCGACGAAGTGGGCCTCCTCATCGAAGACAGGGCCGCCGCACCAGCTGATTCAGCATCCGCACTCCTTAGCCTGGGGGTACGCGAAGTTGTGCTGAAACTCGGCGCCGACGGGGCCACCCTCCATGGAAGGCACGGATTGGTCCACTCCCCCGCCCGCCCTGCCACCGCCGTCGACAGCGTGGGTGCAGGCGACGCCTTCACGGCCGGCTACATTTCCGGGCTGCTGACCGGCCTCAGCGCGAAAGAACGGCTCTATCTGGCCAACACGCTGGGGGCGTTCGCTGTGTCAAGCAGGGGGGACTGGGAAGGGCTCCCCACCCGGTCTGAACTTGCACTGCTCGACGCCGGAAACGGCACAGCCCTCCGATGA